From Streptomyces yatensis, one genomic window encodes:
- a CDS encoding protein-tyrosine phosphatase family protein has protein sequence MSDAPLTSALRLPDGSWVRGRGLRHPRPDGPVPGFGLYLGSTRLRDRHDGELEWERAWIEWPDFLLPRDRDLAVRQIRALHRQARAGTPVEVACGGGVGRTGTVIACLAIMAGVAPADAVAWARAHHHPRAVETPWQRRWVARFPGG, from the coding sequence ATGAGTGACGCACCACTGACCAGTGCCCTTCGGCTGCCGGATGGCTCCTGGGTGCGCGGCCGGGGGCTGCGCCACCCACGACCGGACGGGCCGGTGCCCGGCTTCGGGCTCTATCTGGGGTCCACCCGGCTGCGCGACCGGCATGACGGGGAGCTGGAGTGGGAGCGGGCGTGGATCGAGTGGCCCGATTTCCTGCTGCCGCGCGACCGCGACCTGGCCGTGCGGCAGATCCGCGCGCTGCACCGGCAGGCACGGGCGGGCACGCCGGTCGAAGTCGCCTGCGGTGGCGGCGTCGGGCGCACCGGGACCGTCATCGCCTGCCTGGCCATCATGGCGGGGGTGGCGCCCGCCGACGCTGTCGCGTGGGCGCGCGCTCACCATCATCCCCGCGCCGTCGAGACGCCGTGGCAGCGGCGCTGGGTGGCTCGGTTTCCGGGTGGGTGA
- a CDS encoding CatB-related O-acetyltransferase, whose product MPAIPADPTVLHPMPEQPRVVLLKPLITSPLIEVGEFSYYDDPDDPTAFETRNVLYHYGPERLVIGKFCALGEGVRFIMNGANHRMDGPSTFPFPIMGGSWTDHFDLITGLPGRGDTVVGHDVWFGYRTMVMPGVRIGHGAVIASGSVVVDDVPDYGIVGGNPAKLIRRRYDDADIARLLALAWWDWPIEHLTAHIRTIMSGSVDGLEAAAPR is encoded by the coding sequence ATGCCGGCCATACCCGCCGACCCGACCGTGCTGCACCCGATGCCCGAGCAGCCACGGGTGGTGCTGCTGAAGCCGCTGATCACCTCGCCGCTGATCGAGGTCGGGGAGTTCTCGTACTACGACGACCCGGATGACCCCACCGCGTTCGAGACCCGCAATGTGCTGTACCACTACGGACCCGAGCGGCTGGTCATCGGGAAGTTCTGCGCGCTGGGCGAAGGGGTGCGGTTCATCATGAACGGCGCCAACCACCGCATGGACGGCCCCTCCACCTTCCCCTTCCCCATCATGGGCGGTTCGTGGACCGACCACTTCGACCTGATCACCGGCCTGCCGGGCCGGGGTGACACCGTGGTGGGCCATGACGTCTGGTTCGGCTACCGGACGATGGTGATGCCCGGTGTCCGCATCGGCCACGGGGCGGTCATCGCCTCCGGTTCCGTGGTGGTGGACGACGTCCCCGACTACGGCATCGTCGGCGGCAACCCGGCCAAGCTCATCCGCCGCCGCTACGACGACGCGGACATCGCCCGGCTGCTGGCCCTGGCCTGGTGGGACTGGCCGATCGAGCACCTCACCGCCCATATCCGCACGATCATGTCCGGAAGCGTGGACGGGCTGGAGGCGGCGGCGCCGCGCTGA
- a CDS encoding MarR family winged helix-turn-helix transcriptional regulator, protein MTSRIDPLTLEVVELIGTIVARYHEEYEEAAAKHSLTGAQARVLGLLSGGPTPMRRLAQQLKCEPSNVTGIVDRLESRGFAERRLDPADRRVKLAAATEAGRETAERLRGSLDFAREPLAELSDEERTVLRDLLKRMLGVAP, encoded by the coding sequence ATGACGTCCCGCATCGACCCGCTGACCCTCGAGGTCGTCGAGCTCATCGGCACCATCGTGGCCCGTTATCACGAGGAATACGAGGAGGCCGCGGCCAAGCACTCCCTCACCGGGGCACAGGCCCGGGTGCTGGGCCTGCTCTCCGGCGGCCCGACGCCGATGCGCCGGCTCGCCCAGCAGCTGAAGTGCGAGCCGTCGAACGTCACCGGGATCGTGGACCGTCTGGAGTCGCGCGGCTTCGCCGAGCGCCGCCTGGACCCGGCCGACCGGCGGGTCAAGCTGGCCGCCGCCACCGAGGCGGGCCGGGAGACCGCCGAACGGCTCCGGGGCTCGCTCGACTTCGCGCGCGAACCGCTGGCCGAGCTCTCGGACGAGGAGCGTACGGTGCTGCGCGATCTGCTCAAGCGGATGCTGGGCGTCGCGCCGTAA
- a CDS encoding SCO2400 family protein, which yields MDYCSPCRRHLNGAVSCPGCGTPAGDLGLPAAASDTAHEGGADTPAPRAERRADRRAAQASPAVGATRASRRKPKPRLIGSRARRARRGRGRRVTIMAAVLGPVLAAVFVAELATEGHWRESSPSPSRQEPVADRSGGVSDSDEPVTEDTSGPSELPSASDSGQDEDKDASKDKDKGDGKSEDDKDGTSSDPDGDSSSDPSDATSSAPGGPGTTQGPTAPSHPGPTAPATVAPTPTPSPSETCNRFLWWCT from the coding sequence ATGGATTACTGCTCTCCCTGCCGCCGCCATCTCAACGGTGCCGTCTCCTGCCCTGGTTGCGGGACGCCCGCTGGGGACCTCGGCCTGCCCGCCGCCGCATCGGACACGGCACACGAGGGCGGGGCCGACACGCCCGCGCCCCGGGCGGAGCGGAGAGCCGACCGGCGCGCGGCGCAGGCGTCCCCCGCCGTCGGCGCCACCCGCGCCTCGCGCCGCAAGCCCAAGCCCCGCCTCATCGGCAGCCGCGCCCGTCGGGCCCGCCGGGGCCGTGGCCGTCGGGTGACGATCATGGCGGCGGTGCTCGGCCCGGTGCTGGCCGCGGTGTTCGTGGCCGAGCTGGCCACCGAGGGGCACTGGCGGGAGTCCTCCCCGTCGCCCAGCCGGCAGGAGCCGGTGGCCGACCGCAGCGGCGGGGTGTCGGACTCCGACGAGCCGGTCACCGAGGACACCTCCGGCCCGAGCGAGCTCCCCTCGGCGTCGGACAGCGGCCAGGACGAGGACAAGGACGCGTCCAAGGACAAGGACAAGGGCGACGGGAAGTCCGAGGACGACAAGGACGGCACCTCGTCCGATCCGGACGGGGACTCGTCCTCGGATCCCTCGGACGCCACCTCCTCGGCCCCGGGCGGCCCCGGTACGACCCAGGGGCCCACCGCGCCGTCGCATCCGGGGCCCACCGCCCCGGCGACCGTCGCACCGACGCCGACCCCGTCGCCCTCGGAGACCTGCAATCGCTTCCTGTGGTGGTGCACCTAG
- a CDS encoding FG-GAP-like repeat-containing protein: MRSSVPVAAVTVSVLLLAGCSEGGGHGGPKPVEGATKGTAGVSLGDFNGDGYDDFATAIRPTSASRGPLPARLAVVYGSAHGLDPRRHRLVVDGAEDDYVGPLLRTDLDGDGFTDLVTARFRHGSSARGERTGETVMLRGGPRGLAAPRPLQGDAAGFLALAVGDFDGDGAADLLASAADGRGADGRGADGRGAVRVLYGPFGTKAGPARTTPLPTGRARRAAPATATTGDFDGDRRTDVVLTYRYDLAQPERPDKPGEPDQPGQPEPDDTAPLDTPVAHYRGGPKGLVRDKRPEARLAHALGTEDGPREPAAGDADHDGIDDLLAPGQGTLGPGRHSGAGRLTVVHGARSGLGRGRSELTVDPSGPGLPGDARRGDGFGGSPSVGDITGDGRPDLVVATPEKNYGNGRLTLLPGARRGHGGEYDPAASAHEGDGGEQTLDLDTPGVPGRHTPYGFDAFAPQPPLLDVDGDGHDEVVAAAPGYGHGRTGGFWVFRGTDRGLSTRDVRRFTPADLGIRFRTA, from the coding sequence GTGCGTTCGTCCGTTCCCGTCGCCGCCGTGACCGTGTCCGTGCTGCTGCTCGCCGGATGCAGCGAGGGCGGTGGCCACGGGGGCCCGAAGCCGGTCGAGGGGGCCACGAAGGGGACGGCCGGAGTCTCGCTCGGGGACTTCAACGGCGACGGTTACGACGACTTCGCCACCGCCATCCGCCCCACCAGCGCCTCCCGGGGCCCGCTGCCCGCCCGGCTCGCGGTGGTCTACGGCTCGGCGCACGGCCTCGACCCGCGGCGGCACCGCCTCGTCGTCGACGGCGCCGAGGACGATTACGTCGGGCCCCTGCTGCGCACCGATCTCGACGGCGACGGCTTCACCGACCTGGTGACGGCGCGCTTCCGGCACGGGAGTTCGGCGCGGGGCGAGCGGACGGGGGAGACGGTGATGTTGCGCGGCGGCCCCCGTGGGCTGGCCGCGCCGCGCCCGCTCCAGGGCGACGCGGCCGGATTTCTGGCGCTGGCCGTGGGGGACTTCGACGGGGACGGCGCGGCCGATCTGCTGGCCTCGGCTGCCGACGGCCGGGGTGCGGACGGCCGGGGTGCGGACGGCCGGGGCGCGGTCCGGGTGCTGTACGGGCCGTTCGGCACCAAGGCGGGCCCCGCCCGTACCACCCCGCTCCCCACCGGCCGGGCCCGCCGCGCGGCACCCGCCACCGCCACCACCGGCGATTTCGACGGCGACCGTCGCACCGATGTGGTGCTGACCTATCGCTACGACCTCGCGCAGCCGGAACGCCCCGACAAGCCCGGCGAGCCCGACCAGCCCGGCCAACCGGAACCCGACGACACCGCCCCCCTCGACACCCCCGTCGCCCACTACCGCGGCGGCCCCAAGGGCCTGGTGCGGGACAAGCGGCCCGAGGCCCGCCTGGCCCACGCCCTCGGCACGGAGGACGGCCCGCGCGAGCCCGCGGCCGGGGACGCCGACCACGACGGGATCGACGATCTGCTCGCGCCCGGCCAGGGGACCCTCGGCCCCGGGCGGCACTCCGGCGCCGGGCGGCTGACCGTCGTCCACGGGGCCAGGTCCGGTCTGGGCCGGGGGCGTTCGGAGCTCACGGTCGATCCGTCCGGGCCGGGCCTGCCCGGCGACGCACGGCGCGGCGACGGCTTCGGCGGCTCCCCGTCGGTCGGCGACATCACCGGCGACGGCCGTCCCGACCTGGTGGTGGCCACCCCGGAGAAGAACTACGGCAACGGCCGGCTCACCCTGCTGCCCGGTGCGCGGCGCGGGCACGGCGGCGAGTACGACCCGGCCGCGAGCGCGCACGAGGGGGACGGCGGGGAGCAGACCCTGGACCTGGACACCCCGGGGGTGCCCGGCCGGCACACTCCGTACGGCTTCGACGCCTTCGCCCCCCAGCCCCCGCTGCTCGACGTCGACGGGGACGGGCACGACGAGGTGGTCGCCGCCGCGCCCGGCTACGGCCACGGCAGGACGGGTGGCTTCTGGGTCTTCCGGGGGACCGACCGCGGGCTGTCCACCAGGGACGTACGCCGTTTCACCCCCGCCGACCTGGGCATACGCTTCCGGACGGCCTGA
- a CDS encoding IclR family transcriptional regulator, with translation MGRLVPAVTRALDILELFLDGDGTLSAPEITRRLGLPRTTVHELVTTLAARSYLVQMPDQPGRYRLGVRPYQLGSRYAEQLDLAAEGQQVARSVAETCDETVHVAILEGMDVIYIAKVDSTHAVRMVSAAGRRLPAHCTSVGKMLLASLTDDALDARLSDEQPLPAMTDNSITSTVELRRHLLTVRERGIAVEQRESNPDVSCVAAPVRDSTGKVVAALSISVPTIRWSEERQAELEELAAKGAGELSVRLGHRRRDI, from the coding sequence ATGGGACGGCTGGTGCCCGCGGTGACACGGGCTCTGGACATACTCGAGCTCTTCCTGGACGGAGACGGCACCCTCTCCGCACCCGAGATCACCCGCCGGCTCGGCCTGCCCCGTACGACCGTCCATGAGCTGGTGACCACTCTGGCCGCCCGTTCCTATCTGGTCCAGATGCCCGACCAGCCCGGCCGCTATCGGCTCGGGGTACGGCCGTATCAGCTCGGCAGCCGCTACGCCGAGCAGCTCGACCTGGCCGCCGAGGGCCAGCAGGTGGCCCGGAGCGTCGCGGAGACCTGCGACGAGACCGTGCATGTCGCGATCCTCGAGGGCATGGACGTCATCTATATCGCCAAGGTCGACTCCACCCACGCCGTCCGCATGGTCTCCGCCGCGGGCCGCCGGCTGCCCGCCCACTGCACCTCGGTCGGCAAGATGCTGCTCGCCTCCCTGACCGACGACGCCCTGGACGCGCGGCTCTCCGACGAGCAGCCGCTGCCCGCGATGACGGACAACAGCATCACCTCCACCGTCGAACTGCGCCGCCACCTGCTCACCGTGCGCGAGCGCGGCATCGCGGTCGAGCAGCGGGAGTCCAACCCGGATGTGAGCTGTGTGGCGGCCCCCGTACGGGACTCCACGGGCAAGGTGGTCGCGGCGCTGTCGATCTCGGTGCCGACGATCCGCTGGAGCGAGGAGCGCCAGGCCGAGCTGGAGGAGCTGGCGGCCAAGGGCGCGGGAGAGCTGTCGGTGCGGCTGGGGCATCGGAGGCGGGACATATGA
- the trxA gene encoding thioredoxin, protein MSTSTVELTKDNFDEIVSGSEFVLIDFWASWCGPCRMFAPIYEKAAERHQDLLFAKVDTEAQPELAAAFDIQSIPTLMIVRENIAVFSQPGALPEPALEDLIGQARDLDMDSVRASIAAASNEKRAIDEEKEQAAAGDQKASGNRG, encoded by the coding sequence ATGAGCACTAGCACCGTCGAGCTCACCAAGGACAACTTCGACGAGATCGTGTCCGGTAGCGAATTCGTCCTGATCGACTTCTGGGCCTCCTGGTGCGGGCCGTGCCGGATGTTCGCGCCCATCTACGAGAAGGCCGCCGAGCGCCATCAGGATCTGCTGTTCGCCAAGGTCGACACCGAGGCCCAGCCCGAGCTGGCCGCCGCCTTCGACATCCAGTCCATCCCCACGCTGATGATCGTGCGGGAGAACATTGCGGTCTTCTCCCAGCCCGGCGCCCTCCCCGAGCCGGCCCTGGAGGACCTCATCGGCCAGGCCCGCGACCTCGACATGGACAGCGTGCGGGCCTCCATCGCCGCCGCGTCGAACGAGAAGCGGGCCATCGACGAGGAGAAGGAGCAGGCCGCCGCGGGCGACCAGAAGGCCTCCGGCAACCGTGGCTGA
- a CDS encoding GNAT family N-acetyltransferase: protein MGTDVQSFAVANLRRRPVLVEAGGFVAGFDPSTTSPYINYATPLPGTRPTARDVKELIEAFRVRDLKPRLEFAPDAAPDVEPALREAGFTVEAVHAYLVCTPDTLTLPQDAEAGPTAVPVAVPSTDEDYRAIDAALSEAFAGEFASSPEGAARLRRIQEDGGAVRFVRAPDGGCAGGATCSAPAVGTAELAGVGTRPAFRGQGIAAAVTAALTETMFARGAQSVWLEYSGDGSRRVYERVGYQPRGTRLYMSLEH, encoded by the coding sequence TTGGGCACCGACGTCCAGAGCTTTGCCGTAGCCAACCTCCGCCGCCGCCCCGTGCTGGTCGAAGCCGGAGGCTTCGTGGCGGGATTCGATCCCAGCACCACCAGCCCGTACATCAACTACGCGACCCCGCTCCCCGGCACCCGGCCCACCGCCCGGGACGTCAAGGAGCTGATCGAGGCGTTCCGGGTACGCGATCTCAAGCCCCGGCTCGAGTTCGCGCCGGACGCCGCGCCCGACGTGGAGCCCGCGCTGCGGGAGGCGGGGTTCACCGTGGAGGCGGTGCACGCGTATCTGGTGTGCACCCCGGACACGCTCACCCTTCCTCAGGACGCGGAGGCCGGCCCCACGGCGGTCCCGGTCGCCGTCCCGTCCACGGACGAGGACTACCGGGCGATCGACGCCGCGCTGTCCGAGGCGTTCGCCGGTGAGTTCGCCTCGTCCCCGGAGGGGGCGGCCCGGCTGCGCCGGATCCAGGAGGACGGGGGAGCGGTCCGGTTCGTCCGGGCGCCCGACGGGGGCTGCGCCGGCGGGGCCACCTGCTCGGCGCCCGCCGTGGGCACCGCGGAACTGGCGGGCGTGGGCACCCGGCCCGCCTTCCGCGGCCAGGGCATCGCCGCCGCGGTCACCGCCGCGCTGACCGAGACGATGTTCGCCCGAGGAGCCCAGTCGGTATGGCTGGAGTACTCGGGTGACGGCTCCCGCCGGGTCTACGAACGCGTCGGCTACCAGCCCCGGGGCACCCGGCTGTACATGAGTCTCGAGCACTGA
- a CDS encoding NADP-dependent oxidoreductase → MSVIPTTGREWHLVARPQGWPKPEDFALREAPVSEPGPGQALVRNLYMSVDPYMRGRMNDVKSYTPPFQLDQPMEGGAVGKVIASNAEGLSVGDHVLHFGGWREYATVSAKSAVKVDPEVAPLPAYLGVLGMPGLTAYAGLLEVASFKEGDAVFVSGAAGAVGSEVGQIAKLKGASRVIGSAGSDEKVRVLLDEYGFDAAFNYKKGPVAEQLKEAAPDGIDVYFDNVGGEHLEAAIGRLKVHGRITVCGMISQYNVTEPPAAPRNLAMVIGKRLRMQGMLVGDHQALQGQFFEEVGGWIREGKLHYRETVIKGVENGVEAFLGMLRGENTGKMIVAFED, encoded by the coding sequence ATGTCCGTCATCCCCACCACCGGCCGTGAATGGCACCTGGTCGCCCGCCCCCAGGGGTGGCCGAAGCCGGAGGACTTCGCGCTGCGCGAGGCCCCGGTCTCCGAGCCGGGCCCCGGGCAGGCGCTGGTCCGCAATCTCTACATGTCGGTGGACCCGTATATGCGCGGGCGCATGAACGACGTGAAGTCGTACACGCCGCCGTTCCAGCTCGACCAGCCGATGGAAGGCGGCGCGGTCGGCAAGGTCATCGCCTCCAACGCGGAGGGGCTCTCCGTCGGCGACCACGTCCTGCACTTCGGCGGCTGGCGTGAGTACGCGACGGTGAGCGCCAAGAGCGCCGTCAAGGTCGACCCCGAGGTCGCCCCGCTCCCCGCCTACCTCGGCGTGCTCGGCATGCCCGGCCTCACCGCGTACGCGGGGCTGCTGGAGGTCGCCTCCTTCAAGGAGGGCGACGCGGTCTTCGTCTCGGGCGCGGCGGGCGCGGTCGGCAGCGAGGTCGGCCAGATCGCCAAGCTCAAGGGCGCCTCCCGGGTGATCGGCAGCGCCGGTTCGGACGAGAAGGTCCGGGTGCTGCTCGACGAGTACGGCTTCGACGCGGCCTTCAACTACAAGAAGGGCCCGGTCGCCGAGCAGCTGAAGGAGGCCGCGCCCGACGGGATCGACGTCTACTTCGACAACGTCGGCGGCGAGCACCTCGAGGCCGCCATCGGCCGCCTCAAGGTGCACGGCCGGATCACCGTCTGCGGCATGATCTCGCAGTACAACGTCACCGAGCCGCCCGCCGCCCCGCGCAACCTGGCGATGGTCATCGGCAAGCGGCTGCGGATGCAGGGCATGCTGGTGGGGGACCACCAGGCGCTGCAGGGGCAGTTCTTCGAGGAGGTCGGCGGCTGGATCCGCGAGGGCAAGCTGCACTACCGCGAGACCGTCATCAAGGGTGTGGAGAACGGGGTGGAGGCCTTCCTCGGCATGCTCCGCGGTGAGAACACCGGCAAGATGATCGTCGCCTTCGAGGACTGA
- a CDS encoding polysaccharide lyase family 7 protein: MRLRTLLASLATVTAVIGGLALAMPAGATTAAAPFADPSKAPGGNFDLSVWQLQEPVGSPGKPTTIPSSRLQGSNGFQDDYFYTDKRDGAMTFWAPEKGVTTPNSNYARSELREMNRGGSAADWSLSGSHKLQATLRVVSVTKNVCVGQIHLGSGGSSTKPLVELYYRANGDIVLGTENSPEGGQTLHNVGHVSVGKTWNYTIGVSGGDTIDLTVNGSTTHYAIPSSFFPYKQYFKAGSYNQSSSDSTTNGARVGFYGLTVSHS, encoded by the coding sequence ATGCGCCTCCGTACGCTGCTCGCCTCGCTGGCGACCGTGACCGCCGTCATCGGTGGTCTGGCCCTCGCGATGCCCGCCGGTGCCACCACCGCGGCCGCTCCCTTCGCCGACCCGTCGAAGGCGCCGGGCGGCAACTTCGACCTGTCGGTGTGGCAACTCCAGGAACCGGTCGGCTCCCCCGGCAAGCCGACGACCATCCCCTCGTCCCGGCTTCAGGGCTCGAACGGATTCCAGGACGACTACTTCTACACCGACAAGCGCGACGGGGCGATGACGTTCTGGGCGCCGGAGAAGGGCGTCACCACACCGAACTCCAACTACGCCCGCTCCGAACTGCGCGAGATGAACCGCGGCGGAAGCGCCGCGGACTGGTCGCTGAGCGGCTCCCACAAGCTCCAGGCGACGCTGCGCGTGGTGTCGGTGACGAAGAACGTCTGCGTCGGGCAGATCCACCTCGGCTCGGGCGGATCCTCCACAAAGCCGCTGGTGGAGCTGTACTACCGCGCCAACGGCGACATCGTCCTCGGAACGGAGAACTCGCCCGAGGGCGGCCAGACGCTGCACAACGTGGGCCATGTGTCGGTCGGCAAGACCTGGAACTACACGATCGGCGTCTCCGGCGGCGACACGATCGATCTGACGGTCAACGGCAGCACGACGCACTACGCCATCCCGTCGTCCTTCTTCCCATACAAGCAGTACTTCAAGGCCGGCTCCTACAACCAGTCGTCCTCCGACAGCACGACGAACGGAGCGCGCGTCGGCTTCTACGGCCTGACCGTCTCCCACAGCTGA
- a CDS encoding histidine phosphatase family protein has product MAELVLIRHGETEWSRSRKHTSWTDVPLTPRGEEQARALRPPLAARKVGLTLVSPMARALRTARLAGLEDLTVEPDLHEWDYGGYEGITTTEIHRTRPDWNLWTDGVPPGGPDHPGESPERIGARVDRVLDRIAAELAAEDGPDVVLVAHAHVLRVLTARRLGLPPSAGALFRLDTATVSRLGTEHGRPAVVAWNVGSDSISGQGATGSGGTPAG; this is encoded by the coding sequence GTGGCTGAGCTGGTGCTGATCCGGCACGGCGAAACCGAGTGGAGCCGGTCGCGCAAGCACACCAGCTGGACCGATGTGCCCCTGACACCGCGCGGTGAGGAGCAGGCCCGCGCCCTGCGCCCGCCGCTCGCCGCGCGGAAGGTGGGGCTGACCCTGGTCAGCCCGATGGCGCGGGCCCTGCGCACCGCCCGGCTCGCCGGGCTGGAAGACCTCACCGTCGAGCCCGACCTGCACGAATGGGACTACGGTGGCTACGAGGGCATCACCACCACCGAGATCCACCGCACCCGCCCCGACTGGAACCTGTGGACCGACGGCGTCCCGCCGGGCGGTCCCGACCACCCCGGGGAGTCGCCCGAGCGGATCGGGGCCCGGGTGGACCGGGTGCTCGACCGGATCGCCGCCGAGCTGGCGGCGGAGGACGGCCCCGATGTGGTGCTGGTGGCGCACGCCCACGTTCTGCGGGTGCTCACCGCCCGCCGGCTGGGCCTGCCCCCGTCCGCCGGTGCGCTCTTCCGGCTGGACACCGCGACCGTGAGTCGACTCGGAACTGAGCATGGTCGCCCGGCCGTGGTCGCCTGGAACGTAGGCTCGGACTCGATCTCCGGGCAGGGGGCGACCGGAAGCGGTGGCACCCCCGCCGGTTGA
- a CDS encoding SMP-30/gluconolactonase/LRE family protein, protein MSTRPSLEIAVRASAALGEGPTWDAAARRLIWVDILSSRVHTYDPATGRRTTLATEQHVGAAKPRAGGGLVVNLRDGIGTYGADGGFDWLLREAVPGRRGNDAAVAPDGALWAGTMRYDERTGGGTLSRIGADGAHAEFLPEVTVSNGIGWSPDGRLMYYIDTPTRRIDVFDVDDADGPVVAGRRPFAEVEKGAGFPDGLCVDADGAVWVALWDGAAIRRYAPDGTLDRVVELPFPRPTACAFGGADLTDLYLTSARAGLGAFAPPLAGSLLVIAGAGQGLAQPAFAG, encoded by the coding sequence ATGAGCACACGGCCATCGCTCGAGATCGCGGTGCGCGCGAGCGCCGCGCTCGGTGAGGGACCCACCTGGGACGCCGCCGCCCGGCGGCTGATCTGGGTGGACATCCTCTCCTCCCGTGTCCACACCTACGACCCCGCCACCGGCCGCCGCACCACCCTGGCCACCGAGCAGCATGTCGGCGCGGCCAAGCCCCGCGCGGGCGGCGGTCTGGTGGTCAACCTCCGCGACGGCATCGGGACGTACGGCGCCGACGGCGGCTTCGACTGGCTGCTGCGCGAGGCGGTCCCCGGCCGCCGTGGCAACGACGCCGCGGTGGCGCCGGACGGCGCGCTGTGGGCGGGCACCATGCGGTACGACGAGAGGACCGGCGGCGGCACGCTCTCCCGGATCGGGGCCGACGGCGCCCATGCGGAGTTCCTGCCCGAGGTGACGGTCAGCAACGGCATCGGCTGGAGCCCGGACGGCCGCCTCATGTACTACATCGACACCCCCACCCGCCGTATCGACGTCTTCGACGTGGACGACGCCGATGGTCCGGTGGTCGCAGGCCGGAGGCCGTTCGCCGAGGTCGAGAAGGGCGCGGGCTTCCCGGACGGGCTGTGCGTGGACGCGGACGGCGCGGTGTGGGTCGCCCTGTGGGACGGCGCCGCGATCCGTCGCTACGCCCCCGACGGGACACTCGATCGGGTGGTGGAGCTTCCCTTCCCGCGCCCCACCGCGTGTGCCTTCGGCGGTGCGGACCTCACCGATCTCTATCTGACCTCGGCACGGGCCGGACTCGGCGCCTTTGCGCCGCCGCTCGCCGGGTCGCTGCTGGTCATCGCGGGTGCGGGGCAAGGTTTGGCGCAGCCCGCCTTCGCCGGCTGA
- a CDS encoding OsmC family protein, whose product MATTRTAHTVWQGNLAQGQGTVTFDSSGIGEQPVSWPSRAEQANGKTSPEELIAAAHSSCFSMALSHGLTQAGNPPTQLTTQADVTFQPGTGITGIHLTVEGTVEGLDEAGFTAAAEDAKKNCPVSQALAGTEITLSAKLA is encoded by the coding sequence ATGGCTACGACGCGTACCGCGCACACCGTCTGGCAGGGCAATCTGGCCCAGGGGCAGGGGACCGTCACCTTCGACTCCTCCGGCATCGGCGAGCAGCCGGTCTCCTGGCCGTCCCGCGCCGAGCAGGCCAACGGCAAGACCAGCCCCGAGGAACTGATCGCGGCGGCCCACTCCAGCTGCTTCTCGATGGCGCTCTCGCACGGCCTCACCCAGGCGGGCAACCCGCCCACCCAGCTGACCACCCAGGCCGACGTCACCTTCCAGCCCGGCACCGGCATCACCGGCATCCACCTCACCGTCGAGGGCACGGTGGAGGGCCTGGACGAGGCCGGGTTCACCGCGGCGGCCGAGGACGCCAAGAAGAACTGCCCGGTGAGCCAGGCGCTCGCCGGTACGGAGATCACGTTGTCGGCGAAGCTGGCCTGA